The Thermobifida halotolerans sequence GACCGTCCACCCCACGCCGTGCCCCGCGTGCGGCACCTGGAGACCCGATGAACACTGACAGCGCACATCCCGTGCCTCCCTACCTCGGCGAGGGCGGACACTACGGCCGGTTCGGCGGCCGGTTCAGTCCCGAAGCCCTCGTCGCGGCCCTCGACGAGGTCGCCGCGGCCTGGGACAAGGCCAAGACCGACCCGGAGTTCCAGGCCGAACTCCACCGGCTGCTGACCGAGTACACCGGTCGCCCCAGCCCGCTGACCGAGGCCCGCAACTTCGGCGAGTACTGCAACGGAGCGCGCGTCTTCCTCAAGCGCGAGGACCTCAACCACACCGGCTCCCACAAGATCAACAACGTGCTCGGCCAGGCGCTGCTCACCAAGCGCATGGGCAAGACCCGCGTCATCGCCGAGACCGGGGCGGGCCAGCACGGGGTGGCCACCGCCACCGCGTGCGCGCTGCTCGGCCTGGAGTGCGTGATCTACATGGGTGAGGAGGACACCCGGCGGCAGGCCCTCAACGTCGCCCGCATGAACATGCTCGGCGCCGAGGTCGTCCCCGTCACCGTGGGCAGCCGCACCCTCAAGGACGCCGTCAACGAGGCGTTCCGCGACTGGGTCGCCAACGTCGACACCACCCACTACCTGCTGGGCACCGTCGCCGGACCGCACCCGTTCCCGTCCATGGTCCGCGACCTGCACTACGTCATCGGCGCCGAGGCCCGCGCCCAGGTTCTGGAGCGCACCGGAAGACTGCCCGACGCCGTCGCGGCCTGCGTGGGCGGCGGGTCCAACGCCATCGGCATCTTCGCCGCCTTCGTCCCCGACGAGACGGTGCGGCTGTACGGGTTCGAGGCGGGCGGCGACGGGGTGGCCACCGACCGGCACGCCGCCTCCATCACCGGCGGCAGCGTCGGTGTCTTCCAGGGCGCCCGAACCTTCCTCCTCCAGGACGAGTACGGCCAGACCGTGCCCAGCCACTCCATCTCCGCCGGACTGGACTACCCGGCGGTGGGTCCCGAGCACGCCTGGCTGGCCGACTCCGGGCGCGCCACCTACGCCGCCGTCACCGACGCCGAGGCCATGGAGGCGTTCCGGCTGCTGTGCCGCACCGAGGGCATCATCCCGGCCATCGAGAGCGCGCACGCGCTCGCCGGAGCGCGCACCGTCGGAGCCGAACTCGGACCGGACGCCACCATCGTGGTGAACCTGTCGGGCCGCGGGGACAAGGACGTCAACACCGCCGCCGCCTACTTCGGACTCCTCGACGACGAAGGGAAGCAGAGCTGATGACCACGCTGCGACGCAGACTCGCCGAGGCCAGGACCGAGGGAAGGGCCGCGCTGATCGGCTACCTGCCCGCGGGCTTTCCCGACGTGGAGTCCTCCATCAGGGTCGTCCAGGCGATGGTCGAGGGCGGCTGCGACGTCATCGAGGTCGGGCTGCCCTACTCCGACCCCACCATGGACGGCCCCACCATCCAGAGGGCCGCCGACGCGGCGCTGGCCGCGGGCACCACCCCCAAGGACGTGCTGACCGTGGTCCGGGCCACCGCCGCGACCGGCGCGGCGGCCCTGGTCATGTCGTACTGGAACCCGATCGAGCGGTACGGCGTGGCGGCCTTCGCCGCCGACCTCGCCGAGGCCGGCGGGTCGGGCGTCATCACTCCCGACCTGATCCCCGAGGAGGCCGAGTCCTGGATCAGGGCCAGCGACGCCGCCGGGCTCGACCGGATCTTCCTGGTCGCCCCCTCCTCCACCGACGACCGCCTCAGGCTGACCTGTGAGGCCTCACGGGGGTTCGTGTACGCGGCGTCGCTGATGGGCGTCACCGGAACCCGGGCCAGGGTCGCCGGAACCGCCCGGCGGCTCGTGGAGCGCGCCCGCGAGGCCACCCGGGACAGCGGGCTGCCGGTCTGCGTCGGCCTGGGGATCTCCAACGGCGCCCAGGCCGCCGAGGTCGCCGCCTACGCCGACGGGGTCATCGTCGGAGCCGGTTTCTGCCAGCGGGTCCTGGACGCGCCCGACCTGGACACCGCGTGCGAGCGGGTCCGCTCCTTCGCCGCCGAACTCGCCGAGGGCGTGCGGTCGGCGGCTCGGTGAAAATCCGGTGAGAGTGCACCGCTGAACCCCACTCCCGGCCCCCCGGTTCGCAACCGGGGGGCTACGGTGCTGGTGGACGCCGCCCCGATCTCCGATCGAGACGTGACAAGTCGACTACCCACAGTAGTAGTCTTCTGTGTCGTTCCCGTGGCGTCCGTGCCCACACGCACAGCGCCGCACACCAAGACACGTTCGGGGAGAGGCATGTCGACCGGCACCGAAGAGAACGCTCGGAGCGGCAGCGGGGAGACCACCCACAGCGACGGGCCGCCGTCACGTCCGACCACCGCCTCCCGATGGGCGAAGGTCCAGCCGTGGGCGAGCCTGGCCGCGCGACTGGCACTGGCGGGAATCCTGGGATACGCCGGATACACCAAGGTGATCGTGCCCGCCCTCTCGGTGGAGTCGGTGGCGGCCTACCAGCTCTTCAGCGACGACGTCAACCAGTTCATCGGCTACACCCTGCCCCTGTTCGAACTCGCCCTGGCCCTGCTGCTGCTGGCCGGACTGGCGACCCGGCTCACCGGAATCGTCTCCGCCCTGCTCATGTTGGTCTTCATAGCGGGCATCGCCTCGGCGTGGGCGCGCGGGCTGGCCATCGACTGCGGCTGCTTCGGCACCGGCGGCCCCGTGGACGCCGACGAGACCGCCTACGGTCTGGACATCGCGCGCGACCTCGGCTTCATGGCACTGGGGCTGTTCCTCGCGGTCTGGCCGCGCTCACCGCTGTCACTCGACCGGGTCCTCGACCTCTACCCGGGCTCCGGCCGGGAGCGGTAGAACTCCACCGACCCCGCACGCGGGCACGAGCCCAGGCGGACACGGACGGCGGCCACACCCCGGTCCGGCAACCACACAGTGTTCCAACGAGAAGATGGTGATCGGCTGATGAGCAAGGAGTCGCGGCGAGCCAATCGCGAGCGTCTCAGGCAGGAGCGACTCAAGGAGCAGCAGCGCGCCAAACGCAACAGACTCCTGGCCGCCATCGGCGCGGCGGTCGCCGTGATCGCCTTCGTCGTGGGAGGCGGCTACCTGGTCATGCAGGCCTCCGGCGGGACGGCGGCGGAGGAGTACCGGGGCGCCCTCGCCCCCCAGACCCTCCAGGAGGACGGCAGCGTCGTCATGGCCGTCGACGGCGCCCAGGCCCCCGTCGTGGAGGTCTACGCCGACTACCAGTGCTCCCACTGCGCCCGGTTCGAGCAGATCAACGGCGACACCCTCAAGGAGTTGGCGGCCGAGGGCGAAGCCGTCGTCCACCTGCGCCCGGTGAGCATCTTCGCCGACGCCGGCGAACCGGCGGGCGGCAACTCGCTGCGCGCGGGCGCGGCGGCGCGGGCCGCCGCCGACCACGGCAGGTTCGTCGAGTACAACGACATCCTCTTCGACAACCAGCCCAGCACCTCCCAGGAGGGGTTCACCGTCGACGAACTCGTCGCCTGGGGGGAGGAGGTCGGCATCACCGACCCCGCCTTCGCCGAACGGGTGCGGGCCGAAAGCGAGGTCGTGGAGGAGTTCGTCACGAACTACTACCCTGAACTGTCGACCAAGGCACAGGCCGAGATCCCCGAAGACCGGTTGCAGACGATGCGGTTGAGCGACCTGGTCGAGTGGGGTGAGGACAACGGCGTGGACTCCTCCTTCATGGCGGGCAGCTACGTCGAGACCGTCCTCGACGCCACCGCCGCGGTCAACACCAAGTACTCCGAGGGCGACAACGCGTTCGGGGGTACCCCGTCCATCTACGTCAACGGTGAACTCCTGGGCAACGAGACCTACTCCGCGACCGACTTCCGCGAGGCGGTCGAGGCCGCGCCTCCCGGCGAGGTCGACACCCTTCCGGCGGTCCGGGACGACGCCACGGCGCCCTCGGCTTCGCCGTCCTCCTCCCCACCGGCCTAAGGAAAACCCGGAGCAATGACGATTCCGTTGAGCACCACCGCGGGCGCGGCCGACCTCGGCCGCGCCCTCGCGGCTATTCCCAGCCCCGGCACGAACGCCATCGAACTGGGTCCGCTGAAGATCCACTTCTACGCGCTGTGCATCCTGGCCGGGGTCATCGTCGCGGTCTACTGGAGCGAACGCCGTTGGGCGGCCATGGGCGGCCGACCCGGCACGATCATGGACCTCGCGGTGCCCGCGGTGCTCCTCGGTCTCGTCGGCGGACGCATCTACCACGTCATCACCGACTACCAGCT is a genomic window containing:
- the trpB gene encoding tryptophan synthase subunit beta, coding for MNTDSAHPVPPYLGEGGHYGRFGGRFSPEALVAALDEVAAAWDKAKTDPEFQAELHRLLTEYTGRPSPLTEARNFGEYCNGARVFLKREDLNHTGSHKINNVLGQALLTKRMGKTRVIAETGAGQHGVATATACALLGLECVIYMGEEDTRRQALNVARMNMLGAEVVPVTVGSRTLKDAVNEAFRDWVANVDTTHYLLGTVAGPHPFPSMVRDLHYVIGAEARAQVLERTGRLPDAVAACVGGGSNAIGIFAAFVPDETVRLYGFEAGGDGVATDRHAASITGGSVGVFQGARTFLLQDEYGQTVPSHSISAGLDYPAVGPEHAWLADSGRATYAAVTDAEAMEAFRLLCRTEGIIPAIESAHALAGARTVGAELGPDATIVVNLSGRGDKDVNTAAAYFGLLDDEGKQS
- the trpA gene encoding tryptophan synthase subunit alpha encodes the protein MTTLRRRLAEARTEGRAALIGYLPAGFPDVESSIRVVQAMVEGGCDVIEVGLPYSDPTMDGPTIQRAADAALAAGTTPKDVLTVVRATAATGAAALVMSYWNPIERYGVAAFAADLAEAGGSGVITPDLIPEEAESWIRASDAAGLDRIFLVAPSSTDDRLRLTCEASRGFVYAASLMGVTGTRARVAGTARRLVERAREATRDSGLPVCVGLGISNGAQAAEVAAYADGVIVGAGFCQRVLDAPDLDTACERVRSFAAELAEGVRSAAR
- a CDS encoding MauE/DoxX family redox-associated membrane protein — its product is MSTGTEENARSGSGETTHSDGPPSRPTTASRWAKVQPWASLAARLALAGILGYAGYTKVIVPALSVESVAAYQLFSDDVNQFIGYTLPLFELALALLLLAGLATRLTGIVSALLMLVFIAGIASAWARGLAIDCGCFGTGGPVDADETAYGLDIARDLGFMALGLFLAVWPRSPLSLDRVLDLYPGSGRER
- a CDS encoding DsbA family protein, yielding MSKESRRANRERLRQERLKEQQRAKRNRLLAAIGAAVAVIAFVVGGGYLVMQASGGTAAEEYRGALAPQTLQEDGSVVMAVDGAQAPVVEVYADYQCSHCARFEQINGDTLKELAAEGEAVVHLRPVSIFADAGEPAGGNSLRAGAAARAAADHGRFVEYNDILFDNQPSTSQEGFTVDELVAWGEEVGITDPAFAERVRAESEVVEEFVTNYYPELSTKAQAEIPEDRLQTMRLSDLVEWGEDNGVDSSFMAGSYVETVLDATAAVNTKYSEGDNAFGGTPSIYVNGELLGNETYSATDFREAVEAAPPGEVDTLPAVRDDATAPSASPSSSPPA